One genomic segment of uncultured Desulfobacter sp. includes these proteins:
- the ybgF gene encoding tol-pal system protein YbgF, translating into MPASTGCYGIDNFSKFKAKNQFDRRHTCSILRIKFIVPTKKLAKLSFCNSLSRQHILSIALFFLILFLTASCGSLKTYEQTDGQAQDTNATVPDATSIPIDTSLDQDIRTRHLEEKITRLESRIALLEKKSCSQTKSSPYPYPKQVPPESPAKIDRPASPAKTENLDPVKLYKKGRTLLLERNIPMAQALFTDFVKKFPDHNLADNALYWLGECSYTTGDYEKAAKIFKTLVQTYPKGQKVPDALLKTGYSYMSIDDVNQANHYFKKVITRYPFSPAADKAQQKLSQNQ; encoded by the coding sequence ATGCCCGCATCAACAGGTTGTTACGGAATAGATAATTTTTCCAAGTTCAAGGCGAAAAATCAATTTGACCGCAGGCATACATGCAGTATTCTGAGGATCAAATTTATTGTCCCTACGAAGAAATTGGCAAAACTATCATTTTGTAACAGCCTGTCGAGACAACATATTTTAAGTATTGCGCTGTTTTTTCTTATTCTTTTTTTGACCGCTTCCTGTGGGTCTCTAAAAACATATGAACAGACTGACGGTCAGGCACAGGACACTAATGCGACTGTGCCTGACGCCACATCCATTCCCATAGATACATCACTTGACCAGGATATCCGTACCAGACATCTTGAAGAAAAAATCACCCGGCTCGAGAGCCGGATTGCGCTGCTTGAAAAAAAATCCTGTTCACAGACCAAATCATCACCGTACCCGTACCCCAAACAGGTGCCCCCAGAGTCTCCTGCCAAAATAGATAGGCCGGCATCGCCTGCAAAAACCGAAAATTTAGATCCGGTCAAGCTTTACAAAAAAGGTCGGACCCTGCTGCTTGAACGTAATATTCCCATGGCCCAGGCACTATTTACAGATTTTGTCAAAAAATTTCCCGATCATAACCTGGCGGATAACGCCCTTTACTGGCTTGGGGAATGTAGTTACACCACAGGCGATTATGAAAAGGCTGCAAAAATTTTTAAAACACTTGTCCAAACCTACCCCAAAGGTCAAAAAGTTCCGGATGCCCTGCTTAAAACAGGATATTCATATATGTCCATAGACGATGTGAACCAGGCCAATCACTACTTCAAGAAAGTTATCACCCGCTATCCCTTTTCTCCGGCAGCAGACAAGGCGCAACAGAAACTTTCCCAAAACCAATAA
- the mltF gene encoding membrane-bound lytic murein transglycosylase MltF: protein MKSFLNKHFILLTLIIVTLGGVRFCVLMHHQETDSTLNTVEKISKNDKLRLITNQAVNTYYLYNNKPTGFEYDLAREFADFMNVELDIITPGWNNMFAYLKQGKGDFIAAGLSITAPRLEYADFSIPYMTIQQRIIHHNLIFSPKDIKDMEFEIFHVRRGTSYHQRLAEIKASGVDLEYILHNNIPTEELIGMVHDREIKFTIADSNIALLNRRFFPDIRIGIPVQERESLAWAVRKNDSEMLKQVNKFFLYATTTGILKRITARYYNNIDNFDAYELKKFHERIETRLPKYKNIIKEESAKHGFDWRLIAAIVYQESHFDPDAKSFTNVRGLMQVTRKTAKEMGIKNRLDPQQNIRAGIKYLALMYKRFEYIKDKSQRLLFALASYNIGYGHVKDAMSLAKENGYDHITWKGLKATLPLLAKAKYYNQTKYGYARGWEPVHYVERIQTYFDILKHKKAAMAG from the coding sequence ATGAAATCATTTTTAAATAAACATTTTATACTTCTAACCCTCATTATTGTAACCTTAGGGGGGGTACGATTTTGCGTGCTGATGCACCATCAGGAAACCGACAGTACCCTGAACACCGTTGAAAAAATATCCAAAAACGATAAGCTGCGCCTGATTACCAACCAGGCCGTTAACACCTATTATCTGTACAACAACAAACCCACGGGGTTTGAGTATGATCTGGCCCGGGAATTTGCCGACTTCATGAATGTGGAACTTGATATCATAACACCCGGCTGGAACAACATGTTCGCGTATCTCAAGCAGGGCAAAGGTGATTTTATTGCCGCAGGGCTTTCCATTACTGCTCCGCGCCTGGAATATGCGGATTTTTCCATTCCCTACATGACCATACAGCAGCGTATTATTCATCACAACCTCATCTTTAGTCCCAAAGACATCAAAGATATGGAATTTGAAATTTTTCATGTCAGGCGGGGGACCTCCTATCATCAGAGGTTGGCAGAGATAAAGGCTTCGGGTGTGGATCTGGAGTATATACTGCATAATAACATCCCAACCGAAGAACTCATCGGCATGGTGCATGACAGGGAAATCAAATTCACCATTGCCGATTCCAATATCGCCCTTCTAAACCGGCGTTTTTTCCCGGATATACGCATAGGCATTCCTGTTCAGGAACGTGAATCCCTGGCCTGGGCCGTTCGAAAAAACGACAGTGAGATGCTCAAGCAGGTCAATAAATTTTTTCTTTATGCCACCACTACCGGCATCCTGAAACGCATAACGGCCAGATATTATAACAATATCGACAATTTTGACGCCTATGAGCTGAAAAAATTCCATGAGCGCATAGAGACCCGGTTGCCCAAATACAAAAACATCATCAAGGAAGAATCTGCCAAGCATGGATTTGACTGGCGCCTGATAGCAGCCATTGTGTACCAGGAATCCCACTTTGATCCGGATGCAAAAAGTTTTACCAATGTTCGTGGGCTGATGCAGGTCACTAGAAAAACCGCAAAGGAAATGGGCATTAAAAACCGCCTGGATCCTCAACAAAACATCCGGGCAGGGATAAAATATTTAGCTTTAATGTATAAGCGCTTTGAGTATATCAAAGATAAATCCCAGAGATTGCTGTTTGCATTGGCAAGTTATAATATCGGATACGGGCACGTCAAAGACGCCATGAGTCTGGCAAAGGAGAACGGGTACGACCATATTACCTGGAAAGGACTGAAGGCGACACTTCCTCTGTTGGCCAAGGCAAAATATTATAACCAGACAAAATACGGATATGCCCGGGGCTGGGAACCGGTTCATTATGTGGAGCGTATCCAGACATATTTCGATATTCTAAAACATAAAAAAGCTGCCATGGCCGGATAA
- the secD gene encoding protein translocase subunit SecD, which produces MKFFTLKRVLILGIIVAAVVCLLPTFTNTWPHKKINLGLDLQGGMHLVLEVQSEEAVNAEIDRTISQLKLDLKNKKIQHMGINKASEHKSDHKIIARISGADNKSSVEKLLSEEYASLEIPSVKNIDGGLSFTLRLPDKESDSIKKMATEQALETIRNRIDEFGVSEPDIRIQSGNRILLQLPGISDPERAKGLIGKTAQLTFQIVDEQGDVNAAMLGKPPVGDEILYQVKKNATTGSQTRTPFLIKKHVELDGSQLTNARVEFDQFQQPQVGIEFSRKGAKIFERITGANINKRLAIVLDKNVYSAPNIKDRISGGKAVITGHFTLEEATDLAIALRAGSLPAPVKIIEERTVGPTLGADSVRTGLMSMLVGGALVILFMIIYYKGAGLIADIALIVNILLIGGGLAFFGATLTLPGIAGIILTIGMAVDANVIIFERIREELRTGRSPKAAVDAGYDRATLTIMDANVTTLIAAIILFQFGTGPIKGFAITLGLGIVASLFTALILSKSIYDMILANKQSDALSI; this is translated from the coding sequence TTGAAATTTTTTACCTTAAAGCGCGTATTGATTCTGGGGATCATTGTTGCTGCCGTTGTATGCCTGCTTCCCACGTTCACCAATACCTGGCCTCATAAAAAAATTAACCTTGGCCTTGACCTGCAGGGCGGCATGCACCTGGTCCTTGAGGTGCAAAGCGAAGAAGCGGTTAACGCTGAGATTGACCGTACCATCAGCCAGCTTAAACTGGATCTGAAAAATAAAAAAATACAGCATATGGGCATTAACAAGGCCTCAGAGCACAAATCTGACCATAAAATTATTGCCAGAATCTCAGGGGCGGACAACAAATCAAGTGTGGAAAAACTGCTGTCAGAGGAATATGCAAGTCTTGAGATTCCTTCGGTAAAAAATATCGACGGAGGTCTTTCCTTTACCCTGCGCCTGCCTGACAAGGAATCGGATTCCATCAAGAAAATGGCTACGGAACAGGCTCTGGAAACCATTCGAAATCGTATAGATGAATTCGGCGTCAGTGAACCGGATATCAGAATCCAGAGTGGCAACAGAATTCTTCTGCAGCTGCCAGGTATTAGTGATCCCGAACGTGCTAAAGGCCTGATTGGAAAAACCGCCCAGCTTACATTCCAGATAGTGGATGAACAGGGCGATGTTAATGCCGCTATGCTTGGCAAGCCCCCTGTTGGGGATGAAATTCTTTACCAGGTGAAAAAAAATGCCACCACAGGCAGTCAGACCAGAACGCCATTTCTGATCAAAAAGCATGTGGAGCTTGACGGCAGCCAGTTAACCAATGCCCGGGTGGAGTTTGACCAGTTTCAGCAACCCCAGGTGGGCATTGAATTCAGTCGTAAAGGCGCCAAAATTTTTGAACGGATCACCGGTGCCAATATTAACAAACGGCTGGCCATTGTACTGGATAAAAACGTATACTCCGCACCCAATATCAAAGACCGTATTTCCGGGGGCAAAGCCGTGATCACAGGACATTTTACCCTTGAAGAGGCCACTGATCTTGCCATTGCGCTACGAGCCGGTTCTTTGCCTGCGCCAGTTAAAATCATTGAGGAACGAACCGTTGGCCCCACCCTGGGTGCAGACTCCGTGCGAACTGGCCTGATGTCCATGCTGGTGGGCGGTGCCCTGGTCATTCTTTTCATGATTATTTATTACAAGGGAGCAGGTCTGATCGCCGACATTGCCCTGATTGTAAATATCCTCCTGATCGGTGGTGGACTGGCATTTTTTGGTGCCACACTGACCTTGCCGGGTATTGCCGGTATCATCCTGACCATTGGAATGGCAGTGGATGCCAATGTTATTATCTTTGAACGGATCCGGGAGGAGCTTCGGACCGGTCGGTCACCCAAGGCTGCTGTGGATGCCGGGTATGACCGTGCCACGCTGACCATCATGGATGCCAATGTCACCACATTGATCGCAGCCATTATTCTGTTCCAGTTCGGTACAGGTCCCATCAAGGGATTTGCCATAACCCTGGGGCTTGGCATCGTGGCCAGCCTGTTCACAGCCCTGATCCTGTCCAAGAGCATCTACGATATGATTCTTGCAAACAAACAATCCGACGCATTGAGCATATAA
- a CDS encoding Rne/Rng family ribonuclease, translating to MTRKILINAVDPEENRIAMVFDNKLDQFHIETTAKAAIKGNIYKGIVTRVEPSLQAVFVDYGAEKNGFLQKNEIHPDYFQEIEKNNRSLFNLIKKGQEMIVQVTKDPINLKGAMLTTYISLPGRFGVLMPGNNTRGVSRKIVEEDERKRLVGILKGMTIAEGFGMIVRTAGKGATKTLLTSDLRYLMRVWKNIDKLAMENQAPCLLYKEQSLAVRSLRDYFTTDIKEILIDNPDTYKEVLDFIGMIAPKQKKIVRLFKSEKPIFTKYQLEEQISSIYKREVALKSGGFLVIEQTEALVSIDVNSGKSTKKNSIEETAYHTNLEAAEEVARQLRLRDMGGLIVVDFIDMKERRHKAEITKTMKKHLKSDKARTKVGGITAFGLLEMSRQRIRHSITYGAYETCRHCNGRGMTPSVEIQALALLRKLALKTLKAEPDQKVICRVPEDVAFYMLNTKREELLELETKRQVVINIEIDRTMISGQNSVN from the coding sequence ATGACAAGAAAAATTCTAATTAATGCAGTAGATCCTGAAGAAAACCGTATCGCCATGGTTTTTGACAACAAACTGGATCAATTCCACATTGAAACAACTGCAAAAGCGGCGATTAAAGGTAATATATATAAAGGTATTGTCACCCGGGTGGAACCCAGTCTGCAGGCCGTGTTCGTGGATTACGGCGCTGAAAAAAACGGATTTTTGCAAAAAAACGAAATACACCCCGATTATTTCCAGGAGATAGAAAAGAATAACAGATCCCTGTTTAACTTAATCAAGAAAGGCCAGGAGATGATTGTCCAGGTCACCAAAGACCCGATTAATCTCAAAGGGGCCATGCTCACTACCTATATATCCCTTCCCGGGCGTTTTGGCGTACTTATGCCGGGCAACAACACCAGGGGGGTTTCCCGCAAAATTGTTGAGGAAGATGAACGAAAGCGGCTGGTTGGAATTCTCAAGGGCATGACAATTGCCGAAGGATTCGGAATGATAGTCAGAACTGCAGGCAAAGGTGCCACCAAAACGCTGTTGACATCAGACCTGCGGTATTTGATGCGCGTATGGAAAAACATCGATAAACTTGCCATGGAAAACCAGGCCCCCTGTCTTCTTTATAAGGAACAAAGCCTGGCCGTGCGTTCTTTAAGGGACTATTTTACAACAGATATCAAAGAGATCCTCATTGATAATCCAGATACCTACAAAGAAGTTCTGGACTTCATCGGGATGATTGCGCCCAAACAGAAAAAAATTGTCCGGCTGTTCAAAAGTGAAAAGCCCATTTTTACAAAATACCAACTTGAGGAGCAGATATCGTCCATTTACAAAAGGGAGGTGGCTCTTAAATCCGGCGGTTTTCTGGTGATAGAACAGACTGAAGCCCTGGTTTCCATTGATGTCAACTCCGGGAAGTCCACAAAAAAAAACAGCATTGAGGAGACAGCCTATCACACCAACCTTGAAGCGGCTGAAGAAGTGGCACGGCAGTTGAGACTGCGCGATATGGGCGGGCTTATCGTGGTGGATTTTATTGACATGAAGGAACGCCGCCACAAGGCAGAGATTACCAAGACCATGAAAAAACATTTAAAATCGGATAAGGCCAGAACCAAGGTGGGAGGGATTACCGCCTTCGGACTTCTTGAAATGTCCAGGCAAAGGATCCGTCACTCCATCACTTACGGGGCCTATGAAACCTGCAGACACTGCAATGGCCGGGGCATGACGCCGTCTGTTGAAATTCAGGCACTTGCACTACTTAGAAAATTAGCGCTCAAAACCCTGAAAGCGGAACCTGATCAAAAAGTTATCTGCAGGGTACCCGAAGACGTCGCATTTTACATGCTTAACACCAAAAGAGAAGAACTTCTTGAGCTTGAAACAAAACGCCAGGTAGTCATAAATATTGAAATAGATCGCACAATGATTTCCGGCCAGAACAGCGTTAATTAG
- the dprA gene encoding DNA-processing protein DprA produces the protein MMHCSDIYLPWFLLAELPGVSPRAIKNLIQHFETPDAVLKASKTQLLSVPDISSRVIKTLLGHKKFEAGAQKRLAQVQDSGYRIVVLTEPEYPALLKEIPDPPAFLFYDGTLDINAPCISIVGSRNATRYGIDTARYLAGRLTAFGFTVVSGMALGIDTAAHKGALEDDTGQTLAVLGSGLDYIYPRHNRPLYCRIRKQGAVISEFFPDTAPLPGNFPRRNRIIAGLSCGTVVVEAAQKSGSLITARLAGEYNREVFAVPGSIKSSKSRGTHHLIKQGARLIENEMDIIDELPQFVHATNKAPSVELTKNKPTMDKIQTMVYKHLDLYPEHIDRITASSGLTSAQVSAALLDLELSGLIVRHPGNKFSTLEE, from the coding sequence ATGATGCACTGTTCGGACATATATCTGCCATGGTTTCTTTTAGCAGAATTGCCAGGTGTAAGCCCCCGTGCAATCAAAAATCTGATCCAACATTTTGAAACACCCGATGCCGTTTTAAAGGCATCTAAAACACAACTTTTGTCAGTGCCGGATATTTCCTCCAGGGTCATAAAAACCCTTCTTGGACACAAAAAGTTTGAAGCTGGTGCTCAAAAACGACTTGCCCAGGTCCAGGATTCCGGATACAGGATTGTGGTGTTAACTGAACCTGAATACCCTGCCCTGCTTAAAGAAATTCCCGATCCCCCTGCCTTTTTATTTTATGACGGTACATTAGATATTAATGCGCCCTGTATATCCATTGTGGGGTCACGAAATGCGACCCGGTACGGCATAGATACCGCCCGTTACCTTGCAGGACGCCTTACGGCATTTGGTTTTACCGTTGTGTCGGGCATGGCGTTAGGGATCGATACCGCTGCCCACAAAGGCGCACTTGAAGATGATACCGGGCAGACACTGGCTGTTCTTGGATCAGGCCTTGACTACATCTACCCCAGACACAATCGGCCATTGTACTGCCGGATTAGAAAGCAGGGCGCCGTCATCTCCGAATTTTTTCCGGACACCGCCCCGTTGCCTGGCAATTTCCCCCGGCGCAACAGAATTATTGCAGGTCTGTCCTGCGGCACGGTTGTGGTGGAAGCCGCCCAGAAAAGCGGGTCTTTGATAACCGCCCGATTAGCCGGGGAATACAACCGTGAGGTATTTGCTGTCCCGGGTAGCATAAAATCCTCCAAAAGCCGGGGTACCCACCATCTAATCAAACAAGGCGCACGCCTGATAGAAAATGAAATGGACATCATTGATGAACTGCCCCAGTTTGTCCATGCCACGAATAAAGCGCCTTCGGTTGAACTGACAAAAAACAAACCAACCATGGACAAAATCCAGACCATGGTATATAAACACCTCGATCTTTACCCCGAGCATATTGATCGTATCACCGCTTCAAGCGGTCTGACGAGCGCCCAGGTTTCTGCAGCCCTACTTGACTTGGAATTGTCAGGGCTTATTGTTCGTCATCCAGGCAATAAATTTTCAACCTTGGAGGAATAA
- the secF gene encoding protein translocase subunit SecF: protein MQFIKPGTNIDFMGMRIFGFAFSLILILAGIVSLIIHNGPNYGIDFAGGSLVQVKFPQSVNVSDIRKGLDEIGLKDVSVQGFGDPEANEYLIRTSSDADALGNQLSDTVSKGLTNATTLEPDIRRVEMVGPQVGEDLKKNALLAIFYSLLFITIYISGRFEQKWTIAGITAGALMAAVYFLSVFNLSMPFLIAAALIVSLVLFWYLQLQYAIGAIVALIHDVTITVGIFSLLNLDFSLQIIAALLTIIGYSLNDTIIVFDRIRENIKGNSDHSMISDLFNRSINETLSRTILTSLTTLVVLLALFLLGGEIIHNFAFAMIIGVVVGTYSSVFIASPIVFMAHRKN, encoded by the coding sequence ATGCAGTTTATCAAGCCTGGTACCAATATCGATTTTATGGGAATGCGCATATTCGGCTTTGCGTTTTCCCTGATCCTGATTCTGGCAGGTATTGTCTCCCTGATTATTCATAATGGCCCCAATTACGGAATAGATTTTGCGGGCGGCTCCCTGGTACAGGTAAAATTCCCCCAGAGCGTTAATGTTTCCGACATCCGTAAAGGATTGGACGAGATTGGCCTTAAAGATGTATCTGTCCAGGGATTTGGTGATCCGGAGGCCAATGAGTACCTGATCCGCACCTCCAGTGATGCCGACGCCTTGGGCAACCAGCTGTCTGACACCGTTTCAAAAGGGTTGACGAATGCAACGACCCTTGAGCCTGATATCCGGCGTGTGGAAATGGTCGGCCCCCAGGTGGGAGAAGACTTAAAGAAAAATGCGTTGCTGGCCATTTTCTATTCTCTACTCTTTATCACGATTTACATATCCGGTCGTTTTGAACAGAAATGGACTATTGCCGGAATCACGGCCGGCGCATTGATGGCGGCGGTCTACTTTTTATCTGTCTTCAACCTGTCCATGCCTTTTTTAATTGCAGCCGCTTTAATTGTCTCTCTGGTGCTGTTCTGGTATCTTCAGCTTCAGTACGCAATCGGCGCTATTGTGGCCTTGATCCACGATGTAACCATTACTGTTGGGATATTTTCCCTGCTCAACCTTGATTTTTCTTTGCAAATTATTGCAGCCCTTTTAACCATCATCGGGTATTCACTGAACGACACCATTATCGTGTTTGACCGAATCCGGGAAAATATCAAAGGGAATTCAGACCATTCCATGATATCTGACCTGTTTAACCGGAGTATCAATGAAACCCTGTCACGGACCATATTGACATCGCTGACCACATTGGTTGTACTGCTGGCTCTTTTCCTGCTCGGTGGAGAAATCATTCACAACTTTGCCTTTGCCATGATCATTGGTGTGGTGGTGGGAACCTATTCATCCGTTTTCATTGCATCCCCAATTGTTTTTATGGCCCATAGAAAAAATTAA
- the yajC gene encoding preprotein translocase subunit YajC, which translates to MLISNAYAMGAGGGQTGQGGGIAGFLPIIILFAIFYFLLIRPQQKKAKEHKQMIENLKKGNRVVTSGGIFGTIVSLDDTTIGLEIAEKVKIKVARSNIAGLISDNESQTKS; encoded by the coding sequence ATGTTGATTAGCAATGCATACGCCATGGGCGCAGGTGGTGGACAGACCGGACAAGGCGGTGGAATCGCTGGTTTTTTACCCATTATTATTCTGTTTGCCATTTTTTATTTCCTGCTCATCAGACCCCAGCAGAAAAAAGCAAAAGAGCATAAGCAAATGATCGAAAATCTAAAAAAGGGCAACCGGGTTGTAACGTCCGGTGGTATTTTTGGCACCATTGTTTCCTTAGACGACACCACCATCGGTCTTGAGATTGCCGAAAAAGTTAAAATAAAAGTTGCCAGGTCAAACATTGCCGGCCTGATTTCAGATAATGAATCCCAGACCAAATCCTAA